AAGGTGAAATTATGACGACTCTCGGAACCGCGCTGCGTCCTGCCGCAACGCGTGTCATGCTGTTAGGTTCAGGCGAGCTGGGTAAAGAAGTGGCACTGGAGTGCCAGCGTCTGGGTGTGGAAGTGATCGCGGTGGATCGCTACGCCGATGCGCCTGCTATGCATGTTGCCCACCGCAGCCATGTGATTAACATGCTGGATGGTGACGCGTTGGCCGCCCTGATTGCGCTGGAAAAACCCGATTTCGTGGTGCCAGAAATTGAAGCTATCGCCACAGAAAAACTGCTTGAACTGGAGCAGCAGGGACAAAAGGTGGTGCCGACTGCCCGTGCCGCACGCCTGACCATGAACCGCGAAGGTATCCGTCGTCTGGCTGCCGAAGAACTGGCGTTGCCAACCTCCACTTACCAATTTGCCGACAGCAAAGAAAACTTTGTTGCGGCGGCCACTGCCATTGGTTTCCCCTGCATCGTCAAACCGGTGATGAGTTCATCCGGTAAAGGCCAGAGCTTTATCCGTGACGCCAGCCAGCTCGATAAGGCCTGGGATTACGCGCAACAAGGCGGCCGTGCCGGTGCCGGACGTGTGATTGTGGAAGGGGTGGTGAAGTTTGATTTCGAAATCACGCTGCTGACCATCAGCGCGGTGGATGGCATTCATTTCTGCGCGCCAATCGGTCACCGTCAGGAAGATGGCGATTACCGCGAATCCTGGCAGCCGCAGCAGATGAGCGAACTGGCTCTGCAACGGGCGCAGGAAATCGCTGAAAAAGTGGTCACCGCACTGGGCGGTTATGGCCTGTTCGGCGTGGAATTGTTCGTGTGTGGTGACGAGGTCATCTTTAGCGAAGTGTCACCGCGCCCGCATGATACCGGCATGGTAACGTTGATTTCTCAGGATCTGTCTGAGTTCGCGCTGCATGTACGCGCTTTCCTCGGCTTGCCGATTGGCGGTATCCGTCAGTACGGTGCTGCGGCCTCGGCAGTGATTCTGCCGCAACTGGAGAGCACCAATGTCCGCTTCGTGAATGTTGAAGCTGCACTGGGGGCAGGATTGCAGTTACGCCTGTTCGGTAAACCAGAAATTGCCGGTCAACGCCGTCTCGGCGTCGCACTCGCCACCGGTGACAACACCGACGATGCCATTGCCCGCGCTATCAAAGCCGCTGCTGCGGTAAAAGTCGAAGGTTAATCCCTGATGCGGTGAGCACCTGGCTCACCGCGCTTCACTTATTTACTTATTTCGCGCCCGCGACGGCTTCGCGCGCCAGATGGGTAATACGCTCCCAGTCTCCCGCTTCCAGCGCATCGTTTGGCACCAGCCAGGAACCGCCGATACACAGCACGCTTTTCAGCGCCAGATAGTCACGATAGTTCGCCGGAGAGATCCCCCCCGTCGGGCAGAAGCGTACCTGTGGGAAGGGTCCACCAATCGCCTGCAACGCTTTGACGCCGCCGTTGGCTTCCGCCGGGAAGAATTTAAACTCGCGCAGACCGTAGTCCATACCGGTCATCAGTTCGGACACGGTGCTGATGCCAGGAATCAACGGCACCGGACCTTCCACCGCCGCTTTCAGCAGCGGTTCAGTGATGCCCGGGCTGATCACAAACTGCGCACCGGCGTCGGTGACTTCTTTCAGTTGCTGTGGATTGATGACGGTACCTGCCCCAACAATCGCTTCCGGCACTTCTTTGATCATGGCGCGCAGCGCATCCATCGCCACCGGCGTGCGCAGGGTGACTTCCAGCACGCGCACACCGCCCGCCACCAGCGCTTTGGCCATCGGCACGGCGTGTTCCAGTTTGTTTACCACAATGACCGGTACAACCGGTCCGGTGGTCAGGATCTGTTCTGCACTTGTTTTCCAGTTTTTCATCACGTTTCCTAAGGGTTTTCAGTCAGGCCATTCAGACCTGCGGGATGTTCCTGAGCATTACCATACAAGATCGGCGTGACTCACGTCCATCGGCGGCACCAGGTTTTTGAAACCATGGTTCAATTTAGGATGATGAAAAGGCACAACATGAATCGCTCTCACGACGTAATCGCCATGATCTCACCGGAATCTGTCGCCAGACGCACCAGAGCGCCATCCTGCCATGCCTGGCTACGCCGTCCGTTGCTGTCGATATACACCGCGATCCCCCGCGCGACAGCTAAGATCGCCGCATGGGATTGGCTGTCGATGGCGGTAAAACAGATCCCCCCGGTGGCATTAACGTCCAGCGTCATCACTTCTGAGGGTAACAGGTAATTGGCGATAATCAGTCCAGGCGCATGCAGTTGCGGTGGCGTGAACAGCGGATGACCGAGCAGCAAGCGCAACACCCGGATACCGACATCGTAAACATCAATATATCTTTCGCGTAAATACGCATCTTCTATGGCGCGGTATTCATCCGCCATCTGGCTAATGACGTCGAGCCACAGTTGCTCAATCGGCGCGGGTTGCTGTGCCAGCCGTTCAAGCGTGGTGTCATACAATTCGGTATCTTCCAGCATCATCTGGTGCGCGGAGAAAATCGCCGCCTCATGCGCCGACAGTTGCTGTTCCGTGGCAGCTATCACGCCATCCAGTTCCTGTTTCGCCAGCGAAATGGCGTGGTTGAGCCGGGCAATTTCAGCCTCGTTCGCCTCAACCGCGCGTGGTGATAGCTGCGGCAGGCCACGATTGATGCGACATAGCGTTACCTCCAGTGCTGCGGGTTTATTTTTTGCCGGCTGACTTTGCGCCTTGTCGCTGTCGCCGAATTGCGTTGCCGCCAACGCGGCAAAGGCGTCGATCGCCTGCTGCGCCTGTGGACCACGCGCCAGCAACGTAATGACATCACCGCATTTGATGCCGAGCCGCACCACATTGTTCATGCTCCTGGCATTCATCACCCGGTCACCGTTGACGATGTCAACCTCCGCATCAAATTGATTCAGGCAACGGACAATCGCCGACGCTGGACGCGCATGAATGCCGGTCGGGTTGGTTATCGTCCAGGAGAAGCTTTTGCTGTCTTGATCGGTCGCGGTCGGCGACGCCGCTTCCTGCGGTGCGGACAGCCATGCGCTCTGCCCCAGTTGGGCATATTTCGCGGCCAGCGCCTGATGGGCCTCAGCCATAACCTGACCGATAGTCTGGCCGGATGCCGCCGCGACCGCCGCCGCAACGGTCCCTTCCACCAGCGGCGCGGCGCAGATCTGCACCCGCGCCATTTTTTCCTCGCCAAGCAACTCTTTCGCCATATCCGTGCTGAGAATCGCGCTGCCCATATCGACCATCACCAGCACATCGTCATCCAGCACGTCCTCTATCGCCGCCATAACCGCAACAGGATCTGTTCCTATTGGGTTATCGGGGTCATCAATGCCCGCCGCCAGCGCAAACTTCACGTTTCCCTGAGTCATTTGTGACGCCAGTTCAATGACGCCTTCAGCAAGCTTCCTGCTATGAGAAACCACCACAATATTGACCATATTTTGACAACCTTATTGAGGACCGCAGTTGTTAACCCACCACCTCACAAAGTGTTTTAAACAGCAGATAGCTGGAGGTGGCACCGGGGTCCTGGTGTCCGATCGATCGTTCCCCCAAATAACTGGCACGCCCTTTTGCGGCCCGCATCGGGATAGTGCTTTTGGTCGCAGCTTCCGCCGCCTGCAAAGCCGCGTTCAGTGCCGTGTTCAACGGGGCTTCCTGGTGGTTTTGCAGCGCGGTCACGATGGCAGACAACGTATCCACCATGGTTTTATCACCGGGATGCGCCATACCGCGTGCGCTGATGCGGTCCGTTCCTTCACGGTACAGGTTGTATAAATCCGTCACCGTTAATTCTTCTTTCGCCATCACACATTCGGCGGCTTTCAGGAAAAAGGTTCCGTACAGCGGCCCGCTGGCACCACCAATGCTCGACAACAACACCATCCCGGTATTTTTCAAAATGGTGCCAATGTCCTTATCTTCCAGCGTCGGCAATTTCTCTCTCACCTTTTTGAAGCCGCGATTCATGTTCAGGCCGTGATCGGCATCGCCAATCTCGCGGTCCAGATTGGTCAGAAACTCTTGCTGCTGTTCAAAAACCGTTGCTGAGGCATCCAGCCAATCAATCACCTGTTTTTTGCTTACGACCATTTGATCCCCCGAGGAGTGATATCATCCAGTGCCAGTGCGGCCCGCCGTCACTCGCGGGCCGCGACACTGCGTTACATTTTCCAGCGTAGCGCTGGGGTGCTGACCGGGAAATCCCACAATGTCAGCATCTCTTCATCAACTTTTAACAGCGTGATCGAAACCCCCTGCATGTCAATCGAACTACAGAACGTACCGACCAGGTTGCGCGCAATGTGGATGTTGTGCGCAGTCAGAATTTCAGCCGTCTTACGATACACCGCATACAATTCCGATAACGGCGTGCCACCCAGGCCATTGACCAGCACAATCACGCTGTCCTGCTCATTCAGCGGTTCGGTGGTCTGACTGTTTTCCACCCATTCACCTTTCTCGCCATCCCACTGCCGCAATACCCGACTGTAGGGGGTATTATCGAGAATTTCGTTCAGCATCTCCGTGACCAACGTATCGCAGTCGCTGTACTTCTCGCGACGAATGCCGGGTTCGCCGTGGATACCAATACCAAACTCGATCTCATCGTCGGCTAAATCAAAACTGACCCGCCCCGCCGCCGGGACGGTACAAGCCGACAAGGCCACGCCGATTGAGCGCCCACGGTTGCCGATGCGCGTTGCCAGCTGCACGCATTCATCCAGGCTATAACCTTCTTCCGCCGCCGCTCCGAGGATTTTTTCTGCCAAGACGGTGGTGGCAACACCACGGCGTCCGGCGGTATACAGGCTGTCTTTTACCGCCACATCATCGTCAATCACCGCGACCTGCACCGGAATGCCTTCGCCATGCAACAACTCTGCGGCGGTTTCAAAGTTGAGAATATCGCCGGTGTAATTTTTAATCAGCAGCAGGATTCCGTTGTCGCTGTTGACCTTTTGCGCGCATTCATACATCTGATCGGGTGTTGGCGAGGTAAAGATGTGCCCGGGACAGGCACCATCCAGCATGCCAAAACCGACAAAGCCGCCATGCATCGGTTCATGCCCGGAGCCACCGCCAGAAATCAGGGCGACTTTCGGTTTATCGGTGCGACGACAGACATAGAAAGGTTCGATATTGACCGTTAATTCCGGATGCGCCAGGGCAAAGCCTTCAAGTTGTTCCCTGACAACATCATCAACCTTGTTGATTAACTTTTTCATCAATCTTTCCTCGTCATGCCCCCCGGGCCGCGGCGGCCCGGGGGGCGACTGTTATGGAGTAGATAAGAGAGGTAATAAGAATTTGTATAATAGAGAGCCGACCGCACCGCCAATTAATGGGCCGACGATAGGCACCCAGGCATAACCCCAGTCGGAGTCGCCTTTGTTTTTAATTGGCAACAACGCATGCGCAATACGCGGACCAAGATCACGCGCCGGGTTGATCGCATAACCGGTAGGGCCACCGAGTGACAAACCGATGCTCCACACCAGCACACCAACCGCATATGGCCCAAAACCACCGGCAATCCCGTTGTGCGAGTTGAAAATCGCCAGCACCCCGAATACCAACATTGCCGTACCGATAATTTCAGTGACCAGGTTCCATTTATAGTCGCGAATCGCAGGACCGGTACAAAAAGTGGCAAGAATAAGTCCAGCATCATCGGAAACATCGTAATGGCGCTTGTAGGTTAGCCAGACCAGGATGGCACCGAGAAACGCGCCAACCAGCTGGCCGAGCATGTAAACCAGCACCATCCCTCCCGGGATGCCGCCCTGGAGCCATACCGCTAACGTCACTGCCGGATTGAGATGCGCACCGCTGATCCAGCCGACAGCATAAACCGCGACCGTCACCGCAAAACCCCACCCTGCGGTAATGACAATCCAGCCGCTACTTCCTCCTTTGGTTTGTTTTAATACCACGTTGGCCACCACACCGTCGCCAAGCAGAATCAACAGCATGGTGCCGACCATTTCTGATAAAAAGATGTTCATCTTCCTTTCCTTTTATTAACTGGTGATCGAGCTGGTCGTCTTATGCAAGAACAGCTTGAGAATAGAAAGGGAGAAAACAGCTGTAAAAAATATTTTTTTGTTCATTTCAGAAACGTTATTTTTTCCGTTAACGTTGCAAAAAGAAACAATATCGCGGATGAATTCAGCGATATTTGACCGCGATCATACTGTATTCAAAGATGTGAGGAGTTTCACACCACCACCTTTAATAAATATAAAAATAGATAAAAAACATCAAGTTAAGTTAAAACAAAATGACTTAATCATCGGTAAAACCATTTCCAGATCGTTGTCACAAATTGGCACGCTGATTTAGCGGTAAGAATAAAAATACGCGACACATCGCGCTATGCTTTACAGCGATGTTCGGCACATTTCCAGACAGGCTTGATTAATCGCTGGCCCCTTTTCCCCAGGAAGGCAATGCATGCGTCTTAATATGAAAGCAATATGGCGGGCGTTCATCGCCAAGGACCCGGAGCTATATAATAACCTCACCAGCCTCGACCGCCCGGACATCAAACCCTGGTTAAAGGAGTCCTGGCTACGCTGTCGGCGTCTGCTGCGTCATGATCACTGGCCACAGCAACTCTATGCGAAAGGCATTACCTTCGAGTCACTGTGCCGTAACCAATCTGAGATGCTGAATATCTCCTCCCCCATCATTGAGGACATCTTTGAATATCTGGATGCACCGGATTGCGCCATCTTTGTCACCGACGAAACGGGCTGCACGCTGAAGTTTTACGCCACGCCGTCGATGGCGATCCGGCTGACACCGCTCGGTATTCGGGAAAGTATTTACTGGCGTGAAGGTATGATGGGTAATAACGCTATCTCCAGTGCGCTGCTGTTGCATGAAACCCTCAGTATTAAAGGCTATGAACATTTCAACCGACATCTGCACCCGTTTGAGATCTGCGCGGCACCGGTGTTCGACAGCGACAGCACGCTAATGGGGGCCGTCGGAGTGATTTTGCTCACCGGGCATGAGAGCGCCCCGGCATTGGGACTGGCGTTGGTGCATTCCATTGAGCAGCAGATCACGGCCAAACTGAATACCGATCTGGTTTTAGCTGAGTCCAATCAACACCTTAGTGAGGTGCATGCGTTGCTGGACGGCGTGGAAGAAGGGGTGCTGGCGTGGGACAATAAAGGCACGATCCTGTATCTCAATATCAACGGTAGCGACCTGTTTGGGGTCAAAAGTGAAAAAATTCTCGGCAAGAACATTCACGACATCATCAAGCTACCGCAAAGCATCCTCACGGCCATTGCCCACAATCGCGAGGTGGAGCTGTTTGAGACTGCCATCGAATTTGGCGGTGCATTCATTTCTCTGGCGATTTCACTGAAAATCGTTAAAGGCCCCAATAATACCTCGGATCGCTATATCGCCCTGCTGCATCCCATTGATCGCATTCGCGAACTGGTACATCGCCATAGCGGCATCGGTGCACGGCTGACTTTTGATGACCTCGACTATGTCGGGACTTCCAACACCATTCGCCGCGTGGTGCGCCTGGCTCAACAGGCGGCGAAAGGCCGTGGTTCGGTACTGCTGCATGGTGAGGAAGGTCTCGGCAAATCCTACCTGGCACAGGCCATCCATAACGCCAGCGAACGTCAGGACAAACCCTTTATCACCATCAATTGCCAGGCCATGCCACGCGAAACCATGAGCAGTGAGTTTCTCGGTGGCATCGTCAATGGTGATAAGCATGTGATTTCAAAATTTGAACTGGCGAAAGGGGGAACGCTGTTACTCGAAAATGTGGAATATTTGACGACAGAGGTTCAGACCGCGCTGCTGCAACTGCTAAAAACCGGGTTGCTGAGCAAAGCCAACCAGCTGCTGGTGCCACTGGATGTACGGCTGATCACCACCACTAGTGTTGATATTAACCAGTATGTCGATGAAAACCGTTTCCGCCGCCATTTATTGTATGAATTACAGTCATTTGATATTCATATCCCGCCTTTACGGGAACGTAGCGAAGATATTCCGCCGCTGGTCAAACGCTATCTGAAGATCATGAGCCGGGAAGTCGACAAGAACCTGACGTTATCCGAGGATGCGCTGCAACTGCTGACGCGCTACGCCTGGCCGGGTAATAACCGCGAACTGCGTAACGTGCTTGAGCGCGCTTTCAGCTATAGCGATGGCGCGATGATTCGGGTGAAGGATATTCCGCTGACATTGCTTGAACGCGTCCGCGATCTGGCGACTGTCGCGCCATCGAATGGTTTACACAGCCTCAACGATATGGAGCGTGATGCACTGATTAAAGCTGCCGTGCAGTTTCAGGGCAAAGCGATCAAAATTACTCAGGCGCTAAAGATCAGCCGCACCTCACTGTGGCGCAAGCTGAAAGCCTTTAATATTCATCTGGAAGATTACAAGACCCGGTAAAATAAGGCCATTCCGTAGCGGCACGATTTATCGTGCGACCTTCATAAGGCGCGATAAATCGCGCCGCTACGGATCATTTTGTTACTCGAACTCGTTCCAGGAACGGCCATCACGGGTGATCATCGCCACAGAGGCAACCGGTCCCCAGGTGCCTGCCTGATACGGTTTCGGCGCATCGGCGTCAGCGTTCCATGCATCAATGATGGAATCCACCCACGTCCATGCGGCTTCCACTTCATCACGACGCACAAACAGCGCCTGAATGCCACGCATGGTCTCCAGCAGCAGACGCTCATAAGCATCGGCCAGATGCGACTGGTTGAAGGTTTCTGAGTAGCTGAGGTCGAGCTTGGTGGTTTGCAGCTTGTGTTTGTGGTCCAGACCCGGCACTTTGTTGAGGATCTCGATGTCCACACCTTCATCCGGTTGCAGACGAATCGTCAGCTTGTTCTGCGGCAGTTCAGCGTAGGAATCTTTGAACAGGTTCATTTCCGGGTTCTTGAAGTAAACCACCACTTCAGAACACTTGGTCGGCAAACGCTTACCGGTGCGCAGGTAGAACGGCACGCCCGCCCAGCGCCAGTTGTCGATATCGACACGAATGGCAACAAAGGTTTCGGTTCCGCTCTGCTTGTTGGCACCCTCTTCTTCCAGGTAACCCGGCACTTTTTTGCCTTGTACGAAACCAGCGGTGTACTGGCCGCGCACGGTTTTTTCACGCACGTTGGTCTGGTCAATACGGCGCAGTGAGCGCAGCACTTTGACCTTCTCATCGCGGATCGCATCAGCGCTCAAATCAGACGGCGGTGACATGGCAATCATGGTGAGGATTTGCAACAGATGGTTCTGAATCATGTCACGCATCTGGCCCGCTTTATCGAAGTAGCCCCAACGGCCTTCGATACCCACTTCTTCCGCCACGGTGATCTGCACGTGGTCAATGGTGCGGTTGTCCCAGTTGTTAACGAAAATTGAGTTGGCAAAACGTAAAGCCAGCAGGTTCAGCACTGTCTCTTTACCGAGATAGTGGTCGATACGGAACACCTGGCTCTCTTCGAAGTATTTGCCGACGCTGTTGTTGATCTCTTGCGAGGTTTCCAGCGAGGTACCCAGCGGCTTTTCCATCACGACGCGCGCCGGTTTGGCGTTCAGTTTGGCAGCACCCAGACCGTCACAGATGGCACCAAAGGTGCTCGGCGGCATCGCGAAGTAGTTAATCGTGACGCGATTTTTCTGGTCGAGCATTTTGCCCAGACGAGAGAAATGCGAGGTGTCGTTGACGTCGAGGTTACAGAAGTCGAGACGGCTGCTGAGTTTGTCCCACAGCGCTTCGTCGATCTTCTCTTTCATGAAGGTTTCCAGCGCCTCACGTACCACTTTGGTGTAAGCGTCTTTGTCCCACTCCGCGCGGCCCACGCCAATAATGCGTGTGGTATCGTGAATCTGACCGGCTTTCTCCAGCTGATACAGTGAAGGCAACAGTTTCCGGCGCGCAAGATCGCCTTTGGCACCGAAAATCACCAGATCGCATGCCTGGGCTGTTTGTGTTACCGCCATTTTCCTCTCCTCGTTGCAGGATATACCCGGTCGAGCGTCCTCATTTACCGGGTCCTTATTGTAATTTTCTTACA
The DNA window shown above is from Pantoea sp. At-9b and carries:
- the purT gene encoding formate-dependent phosphoribosylglycinamide formyltransferase, yielding MTTLGTALRPAATRVMLLGSGELGKEVALECQRLGVEVIAVDRYADAPAMHVAHRSHVINMLDGDALAALIALEKPDFVVPEIEAIATEKLLELEQQGQKVVPTARAARLTMNREGIRRLAAEELALPTSTYQFADSKENFVAAATAIGFPCIVKPVMSSSGKGQSFIRDASQLDKAWDYAQQGGRAGAGRVIVEGVVKFDFEITLLTISAVDGIHFCAPIGHRQEDGDYRESWQPQQMSELALQRAQEIAEKVVTALGGYGLFGVELFVCGDEVIFSEVSPRPHDTGMVTLISQDLSEFALHVRAFLGLPIGGIRQYGAAASAVILPQLESTNVRFVNVEAALGAGLQLRLFGKPEIAGQRRLGVALATGDNTDDAIARAIKAAAAVKVEG
- a CDS encoding bifunctional 4-hydroxy-2-oxoglutarate aldolase/2-dehydro-3-deoxy-phosphogluconate aldolase → MKNWKTSAEQILTTGPVVPVIVVNKLEHAVPMAKALVAGGVRVLEVTLRTPVAMDALRAMIKEVPEAIVGAGTVINPQQLKEVTDAGAQFVISPGITEPLLKAAVEGPVPLIPGISTVSELMTGMDYGLREFKFFPAEANGGVKALQAIGGPFPQVRFCPTGGISPANYRDYLALKSVLCIGGSWLVPNDALEAGDWERITHLAREAVAGAK
- the dhaM gene encoding dihydroxyacetone kinase phosphoryl donor subunit DhaM, whose translation is MVNIVVVSHSRKLAEGVIELASQMTQGNVKFALAAGIDDPDNPIGTDPVAVMAAIEDVLDDDVLVMVDMGSAILSTDMAKELLGEEKMARVQICAAPLVEGTVAAAVAAASGQTIGQVMAEAHQALAAKYAQLGQSAWLSAPQEAASPTATDQDSKSFSWTITNPTGIHARPASAIVRCLNQFDAEVDIVNGDRVMNARSMNNVVRLGIKCGDVITLLARGPQAQQAIDAFAALAATQFGDSDKAQSQPAKNKPAALEVTLCRINRGLPQLSPRAVEANEAEIARLNHAISLAKQELDGVIAATEQQLSAHEAAIFSAHQMMLEDTELYDTTLERLAQQPAPIEQLWLDVISQMADEYRAIEDAYLRERYIDVYDVGIRVLRLLLGHPLFTPPQLHAPGLIIANYLLPSEVMTLDVNATGGICFTAIDSQSHAAILAVARGIAVYIDSNGRRSQAWQDGALVRLATDSGEIMAITS
- the dhaL gene encoding dihydroxyacetone kinase subunit DhaL, which encodes MVVSKKQVIDWLDASATVFEQQQEFLTNLDREIGDADHGLNMNRGFKKVREKLPTLEDKDIGTILKNTGMVLLSSIGGASGPLYGTFFLKAAECVMAKEELTVTDLYNLYREGTDRISARGMAHPGDKTMVDTLSAIVTALQNHQEAPLNTALNAALQAAEAATKSTIPMRAAKGRASYLGERSIGHQDPGATSSYLLFKTLCEVVG
- the dhaK gene encoding dihydroxyacetone kinase subunit DhaK; translation: MKKLINKVDDVVREQLEGFALAHPELTVNIEPFYVCRRTDKPKVALISGGGSGHEPMHGGFVGFGMLDGACPGHIFTSPTPDQMYECAQKVNSDNGILLLIKNYTGDILNFETAAELLHGEGIPVQVAVIDDDVAVKDSLYTAGRRGVATTVLAEKILGAAAEEGYSLDECVQLATRIGNRGRSIGVALSACTVPAAGRVSFDLADDEIEFGIGIHGEPGIRREKYSDCDTLVTEMLNEILDNTPYSRVLRQWDGEKGEWVENSQTTEPLNEQDSVIVLVNGLGGTPLSELYAVYRKTAEILTAHNIHIARNLVGTFCSSIDMQGVSITLLKVDEEMLTLWDFPVSTPALRWKM
- a CDS encoding MIP/aquaporin family protein, with amino-acid sequence MNIFLSEMVGTMLLILLGDGVVANVVLKQTKGGSSGWIVITAGWGFAVTVAVYAVGWISGAHLNPAVTLAVWLQGGIPGGMVLVYMLGQLVGAFLGAILVWLTYKRHYDVSDDAGLILATFCTGPAIRDYKWNLVTEIIGTAMLVFGVLAIFNSHNGIAGGFGPYAVGVLVWSIGLSLGGPTGYAINPARDLGPRIAHALLPIKNKGDSDWGYAWVPIVGPLIGGAVGSLLYKFLLPLLSTP
- the dhaR gene encoding dihydroxyacetone kinase operon transcriptional regulator DhaR gives rise to the protein MRLNMKAIWRAFIAKDPELYNNLTSLDRPDIKPWLKESWLRCRRLLRHDHWPQQLYAKGITFESLCRNQSEMLNISSPIIEDIFEYLDAPDCAIFVTDETGCTLKFYATPSMAIRLTPLGIRESIYWREGMMGNNAISSALLLHETLSIKGYEHFNRHLHPFEICAAPVFDSDSTLMGAVGVILLTGHESAPALGLALVHSIEQQITAKLNTDLVLAESNQHLSEVHALLDGVEEGVLAWDNKGTILYLNINGSDLFGVKSEKILGKNIHDIIKLPQSILTAIAHNREVELFETAIEFGGAFISLAISLKIVKGPNNTSDRYIALLHPIDRIRELVHRHSGIGARLTFDDLDYVGTSNTIRRVVRLAQQAAKGRGSVLLHGEEGLGKSYLAQAIHNASERQDKPFITINCQAMPRETMSSEFLGGIVNGDKHVISKFELAKGGTLLLENVEYLTTEVQTALLQLLKTGLLSKANQLLVPLDVRLITTTSVDINQYVDENRFRRHLLYELQSFDIHIPPLRERSEDIPPLVKRYLKIMSREVDKNLTLSEDALQLLTRYAWPGNNRELRNVLERAFSYSDGAMIRVKDIPLTLLERVRDLATVAPSNGLHSLNDMERDALIKAAVQFQGKAIKITQALKISRTSLWRKLKAFNIHLEDYKTR
- the zwf gene encoding glucose-6-phosphate dehydrogenase — protein: MAVTQTAQACDLVIFGAKGDLARRKLLPSLYQLEKAGQIHDTTRIIGVGRAEWDKDAYTKVVREALETFMKEKIDEALWDKLSSRLDFCNLDVNDTSHFSRLGKMLDQKNRVTINYFAMPPSTFGAICDGLGAAKLNAKPARVVMEKPLGTSLETSQEINNSVGKYFEESQVFRIDHYLGKETVLNLLALRFANSIFVNNWDNRTIDHVQITVAEEVGIEGRWGYFDKAGQMRDMIQNHLLQILTMIAMSPPSDLSADAIRDEKVKVLRSLRRIDQTNVREKTVRGQYTAGFVQGKKVPGYLEEEGANKQSGTETFVAIRVDIDNWRWAGVPFYLRTGKRLPTKCSEVVVYFKNPEMNLFKDSYAELPQNKLTIRLQPDEGVDIEILNKVPGLDHKHKLQTTKLDLSYSETFNQSHLADAYERLLLETMRGIQALFVRRDEVEAAWTWVDSIIDAWNADADAPKPYQAGTWGPVASVAMITRDGRSWNEFE